In Pseudomonas fluorescens, a genomic segment contains:
- a CDS encoding sialidase family protein — MRSALLICSLLAVFFAAWQSHPPHVLAPFAEASPNTAKVAAPAQYSSRFVSSQLTDFVHSSSVTALPGGDLMAVWFAGSREGAADVQVRTARFDARTGEWGAEQVLATRESTRDGTQRYIRKLGNPVIAMAPDKRLWMFYVSVSVGGWATSAINVMVSDDLGANWSAPRQLVTSPFFNISTLVRAAPVFHADGSIGLPVYHEFMGKFAEYLYLSADGAVIDKFRISRGKNSLQPTIVPLDGKRAIAMLRYAGDTHHRVLASRTEDAGQTWSEPYPLEPANPNSSLAAVGTVDDGLLVALNDLQDGRFKLSLYGTDAQFSQWRTVAQLDQSPDPLGQPFSPEAYKAIIGEGFRASSGAKRLPLEERFLSSLDYRVCKPRGCDFEYEYPYFSRSPDGMYHLVYSWNNTFIKHVSFNEAWLEERL; from the coding sequence ATGCGCTCCGCTCTATTGATTTGCAGCCTGCTCGCGGTGTTTTTCGCCGCCTGGCAGAGCCATCCGCCCCATGTACTGGCACCGTTTGCCGAGGCCAGCCCGAACACCGCCAAAGTTGCGGCGCCCGCGCAGTACAGCAGCCGGTTCGTGTCCTCCCAGCTCACCGACTTTGTGCATTCCTCTTCCGTCACTGCCCTGCCTGGCGGCGACCTGATGGCCGTGTGGTTCGCCGGCTCGCGCGAAGGCGCCGCCGATGTGCAGGTGCGCACCGCACGCTTCGATGCACGCACCGGGGAATGGGGCGCCGAGCAGGTGCTGGCCACCCGGGAAAGCACCCGCGACGGCACCCAGCGTTATATCCGCAAACTGGGCAACCCGGTGATCGCCATGGCGCCGGACAAACGCCTGTGGATGTTTTATGTGTCGGTGTCGGTCGGCGGCTGGGCCACCAGTGCGATCAACGTGATGGTGTCGGACGACCTCGGTGCGAACTGGTCGGCGCCGAGGCAACTGGTGACCTCGCCGTTCTTTAACATCAGCACCCTGGTGCGCGCCGCGCCGGTGTTCCACGCTGACGGCTCCATCGGCCTGCCGGTGTACCACGAGTTCATGGGCAAGTTTGCCGAGTACCTGTACTTGAGCGCCGATGGCGCAGTGATCGATAAATTCCGCATCAGCCGCGGCAAGAACTCCCTGCAACCGACCATCGTGCCGCTGGACGGCAAGCGCGCCATCGCAATGCTGCGCTACGCCGGCGACACCCATCACCGCGTCCTGGCCAGCCGCACCGAAGATGCCGGGCAGACCTGGAGCGAGCCCTATCCGCTGGAGCCGGCCAACCCCAACTCGTCGCTGGCGGCAGTCGGCACGGTGGACGATGGTTTGCTAGTGGCCCTCAATGACCTGCAAGACGGCCGCTTCAAGCTCAGCCTCTACGGCACCGACGCCCAGTTCAGCCAATGGCGCACGGTGGCGCAGTTGGACCAGTCCCCGGACCCGCTCGGCCAACCGTTCTCTCCCGAAGCTTACAAAGCGATCATTGGCGAAGGCTTCCGCGCCTCCAGCGGCGCCAAGCGCCTGCCCTTGGAAGAGCGCTTTCTCAGCAGCCTGGATTACCGCGTATGCAAACCCCGTGGGTGCGATTTCGAGTACGAGTACCCCTATTTCAGCCGCAGCCCGGACGGCATGTACCACCTGGTGTACTCATGGAATAACACCTTCATCAAACATGTCAGCTTCAACGAAGCCTGGCTGGAGGAGCGTCTCTGA
- a CDS encoding LTA synthase family protein, with the protein MSALQSRRLRYGVGAIGLMFVLLAALRLVFVLGFSGLDLNTPALLETLGIGLRFDLRLAVLILLPLAVLAWLPRWNLTTLPALRWLARGYLAVALAVVGLVYIIDFGHYAYLGVRINATVLRYLQDAQISQQMVWETYPVLWITACWLAAVALWVWALVRLERLTLDRAPTAIGKPALAVVSVIGVVAVLLALLGRVAHLNLENPVPLRWSDAFFSGNSQLAAVGLNPVLFLYDTLKVGQSQFDEAQVREYYPQVAQYLGVAQPDAQSQSFIREQGVQPYRLGGEQPPNVIFVMLESLGTSAVGAYGNPLNPTPNLDQLATQSWFFKHFYVPVTGTAKTVWASITGVPDVTRQETATRNPLITRQHTLINAFEGYQKFYMIGGNAGWANINALIRQSIDGVQLFEESHWRSPRVDVWGISDLDLFKEGDALLRAVPKGQPFFAYLQTSGNHRPFTIPKFNDGFEVKHLSLEQVQAAGSRSVEQYNAVRLLDYNIGRLMEMAKAGGYYDNSIFVFFGDHNTRISQIPHMAPAFEQLGLESNNVPLLIHAPGLSPRVIEEAVGLADLLPTVAGMAGIPFRNGTLGRDIQQPAPEGERMVPLVLREGTFPIIGGVTQDFLLQMQHDGSSPTLHDLASATPRDDVANQHPEAFQRLQALTRGLHESARLMLFRNVRE; encoded by the coding sequence ATGAGTGCGTTGCAATCACGCCGCCTGCGCTATGGCGTGGGCGCGATCGGGTTGATGTTTGTGTTGCTGGCGGCATTGCGGCTGGTGTTTGTGCTGGGTTTTTCCGGCCTGGATTTGAACACCCCGGCGCTGTTGGAAACCCTGGGTATCGGCCTGCGTTTCGACCTGCGCCTGGCGGTATTGATCCTGCTGCCGCTGGCCGTGCTGGCGTGGTTGCCGCGCTGGAACCTCACCACCCTGCCGGCCCTGCGCTGGCTGGCGCGCGGTTATCTGGCCGTCGCACTGGCGGTGGTGGGGCTGGTCTACATCATCGATTTCGGCCACTACGCCTACCTCGGCGTGCGTATCAATGCGACGGTGCTGCGTTACCTGCAAGACGCGCAAATTTCCCAGCAGATGGTGTGGGAAACCTACCCGGTGCTGTGGATAACCGCCTGCTGGCTCGCGGCGGTGGCGCTTTGGGTCTGGGCGTTGGTCCGCCTGGAGCGGTTGACCCTGGATCGAGCGCCCACCGCCATCGGCAAGCCGGCACTGGCGGTGGTGAGTGTGATAGGTGTCGTCGCGGTGCTGCTCGCCCTGCTCGGGCGTGTCGCCCATCTCAACCTGGAAAACCCGGTCCCCCTGCGCTGGAGCGATGCATTCTTTTCCGGCAACAGCCAACTGGCCGCCGTGGGCCTGAACCCGGTGCTGTTTTTGTACGACACACTCAAGGTCGGCCAATCGCAGTTCGATGAAGCCCAGGTCCGCGAGTATTACCCGCAAGTCGCCCAGTACCTGGGCGTGGCCCAGCCCGATGCCCAGTCCCAGAGTTTCATCCGCGAACAAGGCGTGCAACCCTATCGGCTGGGCGGCGAGCAACCGCCCAACGTCATCTTCGTGATGCTCGAATCCCTCGGCACCAGCGCCGTGGGCGCCTACGGCAACCCGCTCAACCCCACGCCGAACCTGGACCAGCTGGCCACACAAAGCTGGTTTTTCAAACACTTCTACGTCCCCGTCACCGGCACTGCCAAAACCGTGTGGGCCAGCATCACCGGTGTGCCGGATGTCACCCGTCAGGAGACGGCCACGCGTAACCCGCTGATCACTCGGCAACACACGCTGATCAATGCGTTCGAGGGGTACCAGAAGTTCTACATGATCGGCGGCAATGCCGGCTGGGCGAACATCAATGCACTGATCCGCCAGAGCATCGACGGCGTGCAGCTGTTTGAAGAAAGCCACTGGCGCTCGCCCCGGGTCGACGTATGGGGCATATCCGACCTGGACCTCTTCAAGGAAGGTGACGCGCTGTTACGTGCCGTGCCCAAGGGCCAACCGTTCTTCGCCTACCTGCAAACCTCGGGTAACCATCGGCCCTTTACGATCCCCAAGTTCAACGACGGCTTCGAGGTCAAACACCTGTCGCTGGAGCAAGTCCAGGCCGCCGGCTCGCGCAGTGTCGAGCAGTACAACGCCGTGCGCCTGCTGGACTACAACATCGGGCGGTTGATGGAGATGGCCAAGGCGGGCGGCTATTACGACAACAGCATTTTTGTGTTCTTCGGCGACCACAACACCCGCATCAGCCAGATCCCGCATATGGCGCCGGCTTTCGAGCAGTTAGGCTTGGAAAGCAATAACGTGCCGCTGCTGATCCACGCGCCCGGCCTGTCACCACGGGTCATCGAAGAGGCCGTCGGCCTGGCGGATCTGCTGCCCACGGTGGCCGGCATGGCGGGCATTCCTTTTCGCAACGGCACACTGGGCAGGGATATCCAGCAACCCGCACCGGAGGGCGAGCGCATGGTGCCGTTGGTGTTGCGCGAAGGCACATTCCCGATCATCGGTGGCGTAACCCAGGACTTCCTGTTGCAGATGCAGCACGACGGCAGTTCCCCCACCCTGCATGACCTGGCATCAGCGACGCCCCGCGACGACGTCGCCAACCAGCACCCCGAGGCCTTTCAACGCCTGCAGGCGCTGACCCGGGGGCTGCATGAGAGTGCGCGGTTGATGCTGTTCAGGAATGTGCGGGAATGA
- a CDS encoding c-type cytochrome encodes MKYALLSLALVLSTGSAYAAGNAEAGGKLFAKTCGGCHSIGEGARGGFGPELNGIIGRPAGTTTDYQYSDAMKNSGVVWTRDKLAAYIEAPKKVVSGTRMIFWGISDPEKIDNILAYLETFQPQ; translated from the coding sequence ATGAAGTACGCCCTCCTTTCCCTCGCCCTGGTCCTCAGTACGGGCTCGGCGTATGCCGCCGGTAATGCCGAGGCGGGCGGCAAGCTGTTCGCCAAGACCTGCGGCGGTTGCCACAGCATCGGCGAAGGGGCCCGCGGTGGGTTTGGCCCCGAACTCAACGGCATCATCGGCCGCCCCGCCGGCACCACCACCGACTACCAGTATTCAGACGCGATGAAGAACTCCGGCGTGGTCTGGACCCGAGACAAGCTTGCGGCCTATATCGAGGCGCCGAAGAAGGTGGTGAGCGGCACGCGCATGATTTTCTGGGGCATCAGTGACCCGGAAAAGATCGACAATATCCTGGCCTACCTCGAGACATTCCAACCCCAGTGA
- a CDS encoding response regulator: MAQPSILVLEDDEIIRSLMVDVLEEFGALVTSFPSADEGMIFLERADDRVDLIVSDIQMPGLLNGYDLSRVVAHRWPSVPVVLTSGNRAMASQLGASVRFLPKPWSTEHLLECVQTALTQQESSMH; this comes from the coding sequence ATGGCTCAGCCATCGATTTTGGTATTGGAAGACGACGAGATCATTCGATCGTTGATGGTGGATGTACTGGAGGAATTCGGGGCGCTCGTGACCTCGTTTCCTTCGGCGGATGAAGGCATGATTTTCCTGGAGCGGGCCGATGACCGGGTGGACCTGATTGTCAGCGATATCCAGATGCCTGGCCTGTTGAACGGCTATGACTTGAGCCGCGTGGTGGCGCACCGTTGGCCATCCGTTCCGGTGGTATTGACCTCAGGCAACCGGGCCATGGCTTCGCAATTGGGCGCCAGCGTGAGGTTTTTGCCCAAGCCGTGGAGCACGGAGCACCTGCTCGAATGCGTGCAAACGGCCTTGACCCAACAGGAATCTTCCATGCACTAA